The Burkholderia latens genome segment GCGACGCGCGCCGGAGGCAACGCCGGCGCGCCGATACGCAACATCGTGAAACCGGCCTTGCCCTGCGGCGACACGGGAACATAATCTTTAACGATACCGGCGGACATGGCGACCGTTTCCGCCGGGTTCCCTGACGTCCTGCGATGAACATCAAAAGCCGTGCCCGCCCGCACACGGCCCGACCGACCCGCCAGCCCGATGCCGGCCCGCTGCGGTGGATCAACGGACTCGCCGCGGTGCGCACCTATCGCTTGGCGTGGCTGCCGCACGACTTGCTGGCCGGCGTCACGCTCAGCGCCGTGCTCGTGCCCGCGGGCATGGCGTACGCGAACGCAGCGGGACTGCCCGCCGCCAGTGGCCTCTATGCGTCGTTTGCCGCGATGCTTGCGTATGCGCTCTTCGGTCCGAGCCGTATCCTCGTGCTCGGCCCCGACTCCGCGCTCGTCGCGCTGATCGCCGCCAGCATCACGCCGCTCGCTCGCGGCGATGCCGCGCATGCGCTGGCCCTTGCCGGCGCACTAGCGGTACTCACGGGCTCCATCTGCATCGCGGTCGGCGCGCTCAGGCTCGGCTTCGTCACCGAGCTGCTGTCGCTGCCGATTCGGTACGGTTTTCTGAACGGCATCATGCTGACGATCAGCATCGGGCAGTTGCCCAAGCTTCTCGGGTACAAGGGTGGCGGCGAATCGTTCATCGAGCAGGTGCGCGCCGTGGTCGATGGCATCGCGGCATCGAACGTGAACGCAACGTCATTCGCACTCGGTGGCGCGTCGCTCGTGCTGATACTCGCATGCAAACGGCTCTGCCCCAGGGTGCCGGGCGTGCTGCTCGCCGTGGCGGGCGCGACGGCTGCGGTGATGTGGTTCGACCTGGCGACGCGCGCGGGTGTCGCGACCGTCGGCGCGGTCCCGCAAGGTCTGCCTGTGCCGCGGATACCGGACGTGAGCGTCGACGACTGGCTGCATCTCGCGGGAAGCGCGGCGGCGATCGCGCTCGTTTCGTTCACGGATATCAGCGTGCTGTCCCGTGCCTACGAATTGCGCAACGACGCAAGCGTGGACCGCAATCACGAATGCGTCGCGCTCGGGCTGGCGAACCTCGCAGCCGGTTTGGTGCAAGGGTTCGCCGTGAGCGCCAGCGGCTCCCGCACGCCCGTCGCGGAAGCAGCAGGCGCAAAGACGCAGGCGACGGGCGTGGTCGCCGCCGCCGTCGTTGCCGCGCTGCTGCTGTTCGCACCGCGTGCGCTGGCGCACACGCCGCAATCCGTGCTGGCCGCCGTCGTGATCGCCGCATGCGTGAACATGATCGAAGTGCGCGGCGTCGTGCGGCTTTACCGGCTGCGCAAAAGCGAGTTCGTGCAGGCCTTGGCGTGCTTCGTCGGCGTGGCGACCGTCGGGGTCGTGAACGGTATTGCCCTGGCATTACTGCTCACCGTGCTGTCGTTTCTATGGCGTGCATGGCGGCCGTACGCAGCCGTGCTCGGGCGCGTCGACGGCAGGAAGGGTTATCACGACGTGTCGCGTCATCCGGACGCGCGTCGCGTGCCCGGGCTCGTACTGCTGCGCTGGGATGCGCCGCTGTTTTTCGCGAACGGGGAAATTTTTCGGGAACGCGTGTTGCGTGCGGTCGACGCGTCGCCGGAGCCGGCACGCTGGATCGTCATCGCAGCGGAGCCCGTGACCGACATCGATCTGACGGCCGCCGACGTACTCGAACGGCTGCATCGCGAACTTGCCGCGCGGCAGGTGAAGCTCGTGTTCGCCGAGCTGAAAGGCCCGGTCAAGGACAGTCTGAAGCGTTACGGGATGTACAGCATGTTCGGCGACGACAACTTCTTTCCGACGATCGGCGAAGCGGTAGGCCGGTATGTGGAAATACATCGAATCGACTGGCACGACTGGGAAGACGCCCGCGGACCGGGCGCAGGCCGATAGTCGGCGACCCTTCGGAGGCGGTATGGAACGAGAGCTGAAGCTGCGGGTTTCCGTCGACGATCTCGACAAGTTGCGCCACGCACCGTTGCTCGCGCACGCGAATGGCGCCCGCGCGCGTCAACAGCTGACGAGCACGTACTTCGACACCGCCGCGCTGGCGTTTCACAAATGTGCGGCTTCCCTGCGCGTACGCGCGGTCGGCAACGAGCGGATCCAGACGTTGAAACTGGAAGGGTCGCCGCAGGCGGGCCTGTTCGACCGGGACGAATTCGAGATGCCCGTCGATGGCGACGCGCCCGATCTGACACTGCTGCGAGACAAGCTCCCTGACGACACCGACTGCGGTCGCCTCGTTCGCGACGAAGCCACCGCGCCCGATCTTCGCCCTGTATTCGTCACGCGAATCAAGCGGACCGTTTTACCGCTGCGTCTGCCGTCCGGAGACGAGGTCGAGGTCGCGCTCGACAAGGGGACGGTCGACGCGAACGCGAGTTCGCTTCCGATCGCCGCGGTCGAACTGGAGCTGAAACGGGGCCGCGCTGAAAACCTGTACGGCATCGCACTGGAATTGCTCGACGTCGTGCCATTGCGTATCGATCATGAAAGCAAGGCCGATCTCGGCTACGGACTCCTCGTCGCCGAGCATCAACCGGCCGTCAACGCGCAACCGGTGCAACTGACGCGGGATGACTCGATTGAAGACGCCTTCTGCCGGATCGTGCGCAACTGCCTGGACCAGATCCACGCGAACGAGCGCGGTGTCGAGTCCGGCCATGATCCGTCGAGCGTTCATCAGATGCGGGTGGGGCTTCGTCGGCTGCGCTCGGCGCTCGACCTGTTCGAGAAAGCGATTCCGGCGTTTCCCGGCCTCGATCACGAGCTGCGCTGGATCGCCGGCGAGCTCGGCGCCGCGCGTGACTGGGAAGTGCTTGCGGGAACGACGCTCGACCACGCCGGCACGAATGGCAACCAGGACGAGATCCGTCCCGTCCGCCACGCGTGCCAGCGTATTGCGATCACGAATCGTCAGCGCGCGGCTGCCGCGGTGCAGTCGGTTCGCTACACGCGGCTCGCGTTGCGGCTCGCGTCATGGTTGAACCGGAAGGGCTGGCGCGACGGGATGTCCGACGAACAGCGCGCTGCGCTCGTGCAGCCGGCGCGTCCGTTTGCCCGCGACGTGCTGCGTCGCCGGCACCGGAAACTAATCAAACGCGGCAAACGGCTCGCCGATCTCGACGATCACCGTCGTCACCGTGCACGCATCGCGGCCAAGAAAGTGCGGTACGCCACCGAATTTTTCGCGTCGCTGTGCAGCAAGCAAGCCGTCCGCGCGTATGTCGGCGCGCTGACCGGGCTTCAGGACGATCTGGGCTGGCGCAACGATGCCGTGGTCGCGGATCGGCTTCTGAAGGCACTCCCTCGTACATCGGCCGAAGCCGCGCCGGGCGCTGGCTTCGCTCGCGGCTTTCTCGCCGCGCGTGCCGCGTCCGATCATCAGACGCTGAAGAAGCTGTGGAGCCGCTTCAAACGGCTGTCGCCGCCACGCTGAGTCGTCGCGATGCCTGTCCGCGTGCACGATCGATTGCGTCGTGCGTTGGCGATGCGGTCGCCACGCGCGGGAACGCATCTACGATGCAGGCCGTGCTCGTGCGGCTGCGCGCCAGACGGCACGCACCGCAAAAACGCGCTAAGCGCGCACAAAACCCGCGATAATCCCGTGCTGAACCCGCGACTGCGGCGAGCCGGTCAGGCGCGCGCCGCGGACCGCTCGCTGCGGCGCGACGACCACCCGATTCGACCCACGCTCCGATGCCCGAGGATTTTCATTTCCTGTTGCTGCCCGGCTTTTCCGCGCTCGGCTTCATGTCAGCGGTCGAACCGTTGCGCGTCGCGAACCGGTTCCGCACCGAGCTGTACCGCTGGCATGTGATCAGTGCGGACGGCGCGCCCGTCGCCGCGAGCAACGGCATTCCGGTCGCGGCGGAAGCCGCATGCGCGGACGTCGAACGGGTCGAGACGGTGTTCGTCGTCGCGGGCTTCGATCCGCTCGTGTGCTACGACCGTCCGCTCGCCGACTGGCTGCGCCGCCAGAACCGGCATCGCGCGACGCTCGGCGGTATCGACACCGGCAGCTTCGTGCTCGCGGAAGCCGGGCTGTTCGACGCGTCGCAAACGCTCACGCTGCACTGGGAGGCGCTCGCCGCGTTCCGCGAACGCTACCCGGCCCTGAACGCAACGCAGGAGCTGTTCGAGATCGACGACCGCCGCATCACGTGCGCGGGCGGCACCGCGTCGATCGACATGATGCTGGACCTGATCGGCCGGCGGCACGGCGCCGATCTCGCGGCGGCGATTTCCGAGCAATTCGTCGTGAGCCGCATCCGGCAGCGGTCGGACAGCCAGCGGCTCGAGATCGCCGCGCGCTACGGCGTGCACAACCGCAAGCTGATTCAGGTCATCGGCACGATGCAGCGGCACATGGAGACGCCGCTCGGCTCCGACGCGCTCGCGCAGGAGGTATCGATCACGCGCCGCCAGCTCGAGCGGCTGTTCAGCGCGACGCTGAACGACACGCCGACGCACTTCTACCTGAACCTGCGGCTCGATCGCGCACGCGAGCTGCTGCAGCAGACCGACATGAGCATCACGTCGGTGTGCGTCGCGTGCGGCTTCGAATCGCCGTCGCATTTCTCGCGCACGTATCGTTCGCGTTTCGGCGTGAGCCCGCGCAGCGACCGACGCGCGACGCGCTGAACGACACCCGCTCGCCCGGCGCGGATGACGATGCATCGGGCATCGCGATGCCTGACCGAAGCGCTGCGCGTGCTGCTCGCGAACCGCTACAAGCCGAAGCGGACGATCGAGTTCGTCGGGTACGAAGCCGAGGAAGCCGGCCTGCTCGCGTCGCGCGTATGCGGCCGACCTCGGCGGCGACGGCGGCGCGACGGTCAAGCACTGAGCGGCCGCGGCCGGCTCGCGCCGCAGCGCACCGGACGGGCGCGGCTCCCGTTCCGGATAGAATCGTCGTTCGTTCAATCCCGCCTCACGGTGCCCCGCCATGACCGACCTTTCCCGCTCTACCGGCGATCTCTCACCCGAGCGCGTGACGACCGCGTTCGACCTGCCCGGCCACACGACCGTGCGCTTGCTCGGCGTCGCGCAAGGCATCATCGTACGGTCGCGTTCGATCGTCGGCTCGTTCGGCGCGTCGCTGCAGACCATCTTCGGCGGCAACATCACGCTGTATACGTCGCTGTGCGAGAAAGCACGCCAGCAGGCATTCGACAAGATGCTCGCCGATGCACGCAAGCTCGGCGCAAATGCGGTCGTCGCGATGCGTTACGACTCGACCGAGATCGGCGCGGGCGTCACGGAAGTCATCTGCTACGGCACGGCCGTGCAGGTTGCGCCGAACGGCGGCATCTGATCGGCAGGCGCGCCCTCGAGCGTATCGACGGGCCGTATCCCGCCGATGTGCCGTCGGGAATTCAATTGAAAAAGGCAGCTTGAAGCGATTCGCCCGAACAAGGCTGCGACTCGCGAATGCCCGGATTAACGACGGCGATTCAATGATCGCGATCGAGCGACGTCATGTTTCGCAACGTCGGGAACAGGCGCATCCACGTCAGCGCGACGGCGATCGTCGCCGCGCCGCCAACGACGATCGCGGCCGGCGCGCCCCACCACGCGGCCGTTACGCCCGATTCGAATTCGCCGAGCTGGTTCGACGTGCCGATGAACAGCGAGTTGACCGCGCTCACGCGGCCGAGCATGTCGTCGGGCGTGCGCAACTGCACGAACGACAGGCGCACGACGACACTCACCACGTCCGCCGCCCCGAACGCCGCCAGCGCGACAAGCGACAGCACGAAATTGCGCGACAGCCCGAATACGATCGTCGCGATCCCGAACGCGATCACGCCGCCGAACATCGCCCGGCCGGGCCTGCCCTTCAGCGGGAAGCGCGTGAGCCAGAGCGTGCCCGCGAGCGCACCGGCGGCTGGCGCGGCGCGCAGCGCGCCGAGGCCCCACGGCCCGACCTGCAGGATGTCGCGCGCATAGATGGGCAGCAGCGCGGTCGCGCCGCCGAACAACACGGCGAACAGGTCGAGCGACAGCGCACCGAGGATCGCCGGCTCGCGCCGGATGAACGCGATGCCGGAAAACACCGAACGCAGTGTGACCGGTTCGCGCGCGGGCGGCGCACTGCGCAGCGGAATCGTGCCGCTCAGCAGCGCAGCGATCGCGAACGCGACGACGCTTGTGCCGAATGCGACCGGCGCGCCGACGCCGTACAGCACGCCGCCGAATGCGGGGCCGAGAATCTGCGCGGCCTGGTTCGCGGACGTCGACAGCGCGGTCGCGCGCGGCAGGTCGCCGCGCGGCACGACAGCCGGCAGCAGCGACGACACCGACGGCGATTCGAACGCGCGCGCGGTGCCGACGATCGCCGCCAGCGCATACACGCCCGGTGCCGTGAGTCCGCCTTTCGCCGCGCCGAGCAGAAACACGCCGGCGGCCAGTGCCTCGACGCTCTGGCAAATCGTCGCGATGCGGCGACGGTCGTAACGGTCCGCCACCTGGCCGACGACGAGCGTCAGCACGAACATCGGCACGAACTGCGCGAGCCCGACGAGCCCGAGCGCGAACGCGCTGTGCGTGAGCGCATACACATACCAGCCGATTGCGACCGACAGGATCTGGAACGCGAGCGACGACATCACGCGCGTGCCCCAGAAGCGCTGGAACGGTGCGTGACGGAACAGGTTGACGGGTAACGGCGCCGGCGAGGCGGATTCGGGTAACGGGGCGGTCATCGGGAGAGACGTGATCGGACGAGGCCCGCGATCGGCGAGACGCGGATGCGGCCAAAGCGCGATGATAGCGTCAACCGCCGGAACGCTGCCGGATACCCGCTCGCGCGCGGCATCGCGCCGCGCAAAAAAAAAGCGCGAACCGCGGTTCGCGCCAAAGAGAGACCTCGCTGAAGACGTAGAACGATCCGGCCGCCGTGCTCAGAACGAATGCCGCATCCCGATCCGCACATCGGCCTGCGTTTGCGTCGTCGACGGCGTAAAGCTGTAGCCGATCACCGCATCGACACCCTGCGACGCGCGCAGGTAATCGCCGGAGATGTACACGTCGGTGCGCTTCGACAGCAGGTAGTGCAGGCCGGCCGTGCCCTGGTTCCAGTGATGCCCTTCGAAGCGCGTGTGTTGGTAGCCCGCGATGAAACTGAGCGCCGGCGTGAATTGATACAGGCCGCCGCCTTCGTACACCTGCATGTGCGACGACTGGCCGAAGCCCTTGATCGTCGTGTACGAGTAGTTCGCATCGAGCGTGAGCTTGCCGATCGTGTAACTCGTGCCGATGCCGAACGTGCCCTGGCTGTCGACATCCATCGCGGTGTTCGAGAACAGGTCGGTGCGCGCGCCCGTCGCCGAATCGACGGTCACGGTCTGCTGGCCGAGGAACGTGTGCGTGCCGATCATCGCGTAAGGATCGAACGCATAAATGCCGTTCGGGTTGTTCAGGCGCGTGTACGCGGCGCCAATCGAGAAGTCGCCCTTCGTGAAGCTCGCGCCCGCGCTCCACGCGCTGTTGCGGTGGAAGTTGCCGGCGACGTTGCCGAACGAGTACATCGCGCCGAACTTGAAGCCGTTCAGGTCGTTCGACAGGAATTTCACCGAGTTCGGCAGGCGGTCGCCGTTGAAGCGGTCGAAGTCGCCCTGGTGGATTGCGTAGCCGCTGCCCCATGCCGAGATGTTGTAGATCGACACGAGCTCGTTGGTAATGTCCAGCTGGTTGCCGAACGACAGCGTGCCCCAGTCGTTCTGCAGGCCGACATAAGCCTGACGCCCAAATTCCGCGCCGCCGAAGCCGAGCTGCCCGTTGCCGAGGTGGAAGCCGCTCTCGAGCGTAAACACCGCTTTCAGGCCGCCGCCAAGGTCCTCCGTGCCCTTCAGGCCGAAGCGGTTGCCGTACGCGATGCCGTCGTCGAACTTGACCACGTGCGAGCCGCCGGTATTGTTCACGTACGTGATGCCCGCGTCGATGATCCCGTACAGCGTCACGCTGCTCTGCGCATGACCGATGGCGGGAATACAGGCCGCGCAAGCGAGCGCGGCAGCTACGGCAACTTTCTTTTGCTTCATTGTCGACTACCCCCTGAACCGTTCGATGGAAAGAACCGTGGCTCGGCGCGCGACGCAATACGCCGGCTGATTCGAATTCGGTACATCCGCTGGCTCCGGCATTTCGTTTTCCGCAATAACGCAGCCATTGGCGAAAAATACAAACCCATATTTCAGGTCACCCGTCTGAAGGCGACACCAAATGGTCTTGATGCGACGGGTCGGGAAAACACGGAGACGGGCGGCGCGGCAAAAACTGGCCGCCCGGACGGGGATCAACGGGCGTCGAGGGCCGCGCGCACGGCGGGCAGCGCCGGTGTGCCGGACGCCGTCGTCACGCCGTCGAGCCAGCCCGCGACGAGCGCCGGGTCGGCCTTCAGCACGCGCTGCGCGGCGACCGCGGGCGACGTCTTGTTGTCGAGCATGTCGGCGATCATCCGGTTCTCGACGTCGACGGAGAAGGTCATCTGCCGGAACAGGCGTGCGAGGTTCGCGCACTGCCCGGCAAAGCCCGCGCGCGCGACCGTGTTGACCGTCGCGCCGCCGTAGTTCGGCCCGAAATACGCGTCGCCGCCCGACAGATACGTCAGATGGAACTTGGTGTTCATCAGATGCGGCTCCCACGCAAGAAACACGATCCAGCGCTTGTCGCGCACCGCGCGTTCGACCTGCGTGAGCATCCCCGTTTCGCTCGATTCGACGAGCGACCAGTTCGCGGCGCCAAGCGCATGATCGGACAGCATCCGCTTGATGTTCTGGTTCGCCGGCGCGCCGGGCTCGATCCCGTAGATCTTGTCGCCGAAACGGTCCGCGTAGCGCGCGAGATCGGCGAACGTGTGCACGCCGGCCGCCGCGACGTAGTCGGGCACCGCGAGCGTAAACTTCGCGCCGCTGAGGTTCGCGTGCAGCACGTCGATCGACTTCTCGTCGACGAACGGCTTCACGAGCGGCGCCTGCGCGGGCATCCAGTTGCCGAGGAACACGTCGACCTGCCCTTTCTTCAAGCCCTGGTATGTGATCGGCACCGACAGGTTCGCGACGTCCTGCCGGTAGCCGAGCGCCTTCAGCACGACGCCTGCCATCGCGTTCGTCGCGTCGATGTCGGTCCAGCCGGGCGCCGCCATCTTCACGTCGCGACATGTCTGCGGATCGGCGGCGCGTGCGGGCTGCTGCATCGCCAACACACACGCGGCCACGGCCAGCGCCGTGCCGAAACTGCGGTTTGCTGCATGGATTTGCCGTTTCATGGTCTGCTTCCTCCGTCGTTCGTCAATGTCCGCGATGCGGATCGTTCAGCGCCCGACGCGCGGAAAGCGCGCCATCGCTTCGAGCGTATCGAGTTCGATGTGATTGCGCATGTAGCGCTGGCTCGCATCGGTGAACGGCTGCCAGTCCCACGCGTGGATGCGGCCCTGCGTCGTCGCCGCGTAGTGGAAGCGGCGACGACGCTGGCTCGCGCGCACCCGTGCGTCGAGCTCCGGCAGGTTCCAGCGTTGCACGGCTTCCGCGCGAAATGCAGCCAGCACGTCGGCGGCTTCCGGCAAGCCGGCCAGGTTCGTACGCTCGCGCGGATCGTCGGCGAGGTTGTAGAGCTGATCGGGATCCGCCGGACAATGCACGAACTTCCAGTCGCCGCGGCGAATCATCACGATCGGTGCGATCGCCCCTTCCGCGAGATATTCGCCGAGCGCGACGTGGTGCGCGGGCGTGCCGTGCAGATGCGGAACGAGGCTCGCGCCGTCGACCGGGTCCGGCCAGCCGCCGGCCGGCGCCACGCCTGCGAGGTCGGCGAGCGTCGGCAGCAGGTCGACGTGCGACACCGGCGCGCGCACGCGTGCGGCGTCGAAGCGGCCCGGCGCGTGCACGATCAGCGGCACGCGGCAGCCGCCTTCGAAGAACGTCATCTTGTACCAGAGCCCGCGCTCGCCGAGCATGTCGCCATGGTCGGACGTGACGATCACGATCGTGTCGTCGGCGAATCCGCATTGCTCGAGCGCGGCCAGCACGCTGCCGAACTGCGCGTCGACGTAGGACGTCGCGCCATAGTATGCGCGGCGCGCGGCGCGAATCTGCGCGTCCGTAGGCGGCGTGCGGTCGTTCTCGCAGACGAAGCGCAGCCGCTGCGAATGCGGGTCGCTGTCCGCAGCCGCGAGCCGCACGGCCGGCATGTCGATCTCGTCGTCCCTGTACAGATCCCAGTACTCGCGCGTAATCGCGTACGGATCGTGCGGATGCGTGAGCGACACGACCATGCAGAACGGCCGTTCGTCGTGCCCCGCCGCACGCTCGCGCGCGACGTCGTACAGCTTCTGCTTCGCCGCGAACGTCACTTCATCGTCGAAGTCGAGCTGATTCGTGCGCACGCACGGGCCGGCCTCGAGCACCGAGCTCATGTTGTGATACCAGCTTGGCCGCTCGGCCGGATGGTCCCAGTCGGGCACCCAGCCGAAGTCGGCCGGATAGATGTCGGTCGTGAGCCGCTCCTCGAAGCCGTGCAGTTGGTCCGGGCCGCAGAAGTGCATCTTGCCGGACAGCATCGTCCGATAGCCGCCGGCGCGCAGGTAGTGTGCGAAGGTCAGCGTTTGCGCGGGCAATTCGGCGGCGTTATCGTAGGCGCCGATACCCGACGGCAGCTTGCCGGTCAGCAGCGAGAAACGCGACGGCGCGCACAGCGGGCTCGCGCAGTAGGCGGCGTCGAACACCACGCCTTGCGTCGCGAGGCGGTCGAGCGTCGGCGTGCGCGCGACGCGGTTGCCGTATGCCGGCAGCGCGAACGGCGTCAGCTGGTCGGCCATCAGGATCAGAATGTTGGGAGTCGGGTTCGTCATCGCGGTCGTGGAGAAATCGGTGTTCGAACGGAGCGGCGCGGCGCTTCGGCGGCGCCGCAACCGGCATGACGGACGCGGCGTGCAGAAAGTGCCGCGCGCACGTTCCGCGACTGGCAGAATCGCGGAAAGGCGGCACCACCATCGTGCCGTCCGATGCACTATCGCCCGCCCGAATTCGTGCGGGAAGGCGTCCGGCCCTTATGGGGCCATTAGAGAGACTTATGTCGAAACCCGAAGCGTTACCGTCGATGCAGGCGCTGCGCGCGTTCGAATCGGCTGCGCGCCTGCAGAGCTTCACCGCCGCCGCCCGCGAGCTCGGCTCCACGCAGCCGGCCGTGAGCCAGCAGGTGTTCCAGCTCGAGGTGGAGCTCGGCGTGCCGCTGTTCGAGCGCAGCCCGCGCGGTGTCACGCTGACGAGCGACGGCCAATGCCTGTACGAAGCGGTGCGGGTGAGCCTCGACACGCTGCGCGGCGCCACCGCGACGCTGCGCGCGCGCCGCGAGCAGGGCACGCTGACGATCGTCACGGATTTCGGCTTCGCGACCTACTGGCTGATGCCGCGCCTCGCGGGCCTGAAGCGCGTGATGCCGGATGTGGACGTGCGGGTCGTCACATCGCAGGATTACGACGCGCAGCGCGACCACGCGGACATCGCGATCCTGTTCGGCGACGGTCACTGGCCGTCATGCACGGCAGCACGCCTCTTTCCCGAATCGGTCACGCCCGTGTGCTCCCCTACGTTCCGCGACGCGCATCCGCACGTCGCACGGCCCGACGATCTGCACGCGCTGCCGCTGCTGCACGTGCAGCCGACGCGCCCCGAGCGCTGGCTGTCGTGGGCGGCCTGGTTCGACGCGCACGGCCTCGACGCGGCGGCCGCCGCGCGCGGTGTGACGTTCAACAGCTATGCGCTGGTGATCCATGCGGCGCTGCTCGGCGAGGGTGTCGCGCTCGGCTGGTCGCCGCTCGTCGACGAGCTCGTCGCATCCGGGCAGCTCCTGAAGCTCGTCGATGCACCCGTCGTCACGTCGCGCGGCTACTTTCTCGTGCGGCCGCCGCAGCGGCCCGAGCCGGACGCGACGCACGTGTTCCGGCGCTGGTTGCTCGACGCGTGCGCGTCGGTGTAACGCGCCGTTCCGCCGCAAGCGCGAACGCGCGCGCCATCGCGGCGCGACCGGCGCGCTGACGCGCCGCGCGAGCCCCATCGCGCTGGCGCGCCGATACCAGCCACACGGCGCGTTGGTTCTATCCGCGCCCATATCGTCCTGATTTACTTGAGGCTCCCGCGGCCCGTGCCGTGCGGCGCCATGGTGCGCCGCCGCATCGGTCCGCGCCCCATGACATCCGAGGAATCTCATGACCGCCGACTCACGCCCCGATCAATTCGTCCTGACGCTGTCGTGCCCGAGCGCGGCCGGCCAGGTCGCCGCCGTCGTCGGCTTTCTCGAGCGCCATCGCTGCTACGTCGATGCGCTGAATGTGTTCGACGACGATCTCAGCAACCATTTCTTCGTGCGCTGCGTGTTTC includes the following:
- a CDS encoding choline sulfate utilization transcriptional regulator, with product MGPLERLMSKPEALPSMQALRAFESAARLQSFTAAARELGSTQPAVSQQVFQLEVELGVPLFERSPRGVTLTSDGQCLYEAVRVSLDTLRGATATLRARREQGTLTIVTDFGFATYWLMPRLAGLKRVMPDVDVRVVTSQDYDAQRDHADIAILFGDGHWPSCTAARLFPESVTPVCSPTFRDAHPHVARPDDLHALPLLHVQPTRPERWLSWAAWFDAHGLDAAAAARGVTFNSYALVIHAALLGEGVALGWSPLVDELVASGQLLKLVDAPVVTSRGYFLVRPPQRPEPDATHVFRRWLLDACASV